In the Sarcophilus harrisii chromosome 3, mSarHar1.11, whole genome shotgun sequence genome, one interval contains:
- the LOC105750134 gene encoding protein-arginine deiminase type-4-like → MANWHGDLVSWQGNLVSWRANMDSSQAPSEEPTTLQFPMKIFSISLERVVKAVCITGCSILIDVMEKAPEGYKTFEASASTGLLFDVEGTKFNFGFAGHPSRWYLQPSCMLKLQAVIPSSKMFSEWIRVTYFKYGEERSDHVAVMIITCISLSLSGVKRRKENESNKKKKRKEIEEKRKELLKEYAQNPWEGPIMIVNCGCKNEYPPRLDNREEEILYEDDVRGLAKVMLDISTPCNFFVAHRLVISCSHPDRVRLFGPEGSPINTGYKLVLGPNRPSHTVDQLRHKEKRTFYVEALTFPDADFSGMISFTVTLLNIYHKKGPEYPIHNVGEAFRVAPWIMISNIQPPKEIFVTGKLKKWPLHPWRFWRDTENPLRVKWLSGSARPRQGRTRNRLIPESSFLNALCHFAHEANCELIFCPEDRTRLETWIGKEVAIGYTHSPQLRLPVVLDVPWNRDLSLVFKNHLRGNFGYVIHEREDDDNLDVPGFLEVSPPVIVHGIVYPLGRILIGDGSLPREKIPEVNQRLRRFIYAQNIQDPLELFSEWLLEGNVKEFLTFVPANDEKGFRLLLASPSACYELFKREQSRGNGKASVLDKVDRNLLFYTERVKMSIDDILADKFLWRQNDYVQTCITWNRRVLKAELGLSEKDIVDIPQLFRLGWVNDPATKQEVLRAGHLFPNMLNMIVLGTYLGIPKPFGPVINGVCCVEKTVRNLLEPLGLSCLFIEEFFGHQEDWGDAYYWINISRKPLSYKWWIPIT, encoded by the exons ATGGCTAACTGGCATGGAGACTTGGTCTCCTGGCAAGGAAATCTGGTCTCCTGGAGGGCAAACATGGACAGCTCGCAAGCCCCGAGTGAGGAGCCTACAACACTACAATTCCCAATGaagattttctccatttctttagaGCGTGTCGTTAAGGCAGTGTGCATAACCGGCTGCTCCATATTGATTGATGTCATGGA GAAGGCCCCTGAAGGTTATAAGACCTTTGAAGCATCAGCTTCCACAGGACTTCTGTTTGATGTGGAAGGAACAAAATTTAACTTTGGCTTCGCTGGACACCCCAGCAGATGGTACCTGCAGCCTTCATGTATGCTCAAACTACAGGCAGTAATACCCAGCTCTAAGATGTTTTCAGAATGG ATTAGAGTCACCTACTTTAAATATGGGGAGGAACGTTCTGACCATGTGGCTGTGATGATAATCACCTGTATCT CCCTTTCTCTGTCAGGGGTAAAAcgcagaaaggaaaatgagagcaacaaaaaaaagaaaagaaaagaaatagaagagaagagaaaagagctgCTTAAG GAATACGCTCAAAACCCCTGGGAGGGGCCCATCATGATTGTGAACTGTGGATGTAAGAATGAATACCCACCTCGATTAGATAATCGGGAAGAAGAAATTCTTTATGAAGATG aTGTTCGTGGACTGGCAAAAGTAATGCTGGATATAAGTACCCCATGTAATTTTTTTGTGGCTCATCGATTAGTTATCAGTTGCTCTCATCCAGACAGAGTGAGACTCTTTGGACCTGAAG gaTCCCCCATAAATACTGGTTACAAGTTGGTACTGGGGCCAAATAGACCTTCCCATACCGTTGATCaactgagacacaaagaaaagcGGACATTTTATGTGGAAGCACTTACCTTTCCAGATGCTGATTTCTCTGGGATGATTTCTTTCACAGTTACCCTTTTGAATATTTACCATAAG AAAGGACCCGAGTATCCGATTCACAATGTAGGAGAGGCTTTCCGTGTGGCTCCTTGGATCATGATTTCTAACATTCAACCACCCAAGGAGATCTTCGTGACCGG CAAACTGAAGAAATGGCCCTTGCATCCGTGGAGATTTTGGAGGGACACCGAAAATCCATTGCGTGTCAAGTGGTTATCGGGGTCAGCGAGGCCGAGGCAGGGCAGAACCAGAAACAG ACTTATACCTGAATCATCTTTCTTAAATGCCCTCTGTCACTTTGCCCATGAAGCCAATTGTGAGCTGATTTTCTGCCCCGAGGACAGGACTCGTCTAGAGACGTGGATTGGG AAAGAGGTGGCGATCGGGTATACCCACAGTCCTCAACTACGGCTTCCTGTTGTCCTCGATGTCCCTTGGAATAGGGATCTCAGCCTCGTGTTCAAAAACCATCTG AGAGGGAACTTTGGCTATGTGATCCATGAACGGGAAGATGATGATAATCTGGATGTCCCTGGGTTCCTGGAAGTCAGCCCACCAGTCATTGTCCATGGCATCGTTTATCCTTTGGGCAGGATTCTGATTGGCGATGGCAGCTTGCCCAG gGAAAAGATCCCAGAAGTGAATCAGAGGTTACGGAGATTCATCTATGCTCAGAATATACAAGACCCCTTAGAACTCTTCTCTGAATGGCTGCTGGAGGGCAATGTGAAAGAGTTCCTTACCTTCGTCCCTGCCAATGATGAAAAG GGCTTCCGGCTACTCCTGGCTAGTCCCAGTGCCTGCTATGAGCTCTTCAAGAGGGAGCAAAGCCGAGGCAATGGGAAAGCTTCTGTGTTAGACAAAGTGGACAGAAACCTGCTTTTTTATACAG AAAGGGTGAAGATGAGTATCGATGACATCTTGGCTGATAAATTCTTGTGGAGGCAGAATGACTACGTACAG ACTTGTATCACTTGGAACCGAAGGGTGCTAAAGGCAGAACTGGGTCTCTCAGAGAAGGACATCGTTGATATTCCCCAGCTGTTTCGCCTGGGCTGGGTCAATGATCCCGCCACCAAACAAGAAGTTCTCCGAGCAGGGCATCTCTTTCCAAACATG TTGAATATGATTGTCCTCGGAACTTACCTTGGGATCCCTAAGCCCTTCGGGCCCGTAATCAATGGGGTCTGCTGTGTGGAGAAAACGGTCCGGAACCTGCTGGAGCCATTGGGCCTGAGCTGTCTGTTCATTGAGGAGTTCTTTGGTCATCAAGAAGATTGGGGGGATGCCTACTATTGGATCAACATCTCCCGGAAGCCATTGTCCTACAAATGGTGGATACCGATAACATGA